A stretch of Mus musculus strain C57BL/6J chromosome 19, GRCm38.p6 C57BL/6J DNA encodes these proteins:
- the Vegfb gene encoding vascular endothelial growth factor B isoform Vegf-b167 precursor (isoform Vegf-b167 precursor is encoded by transcript variant 2) translates to MSPLLRRLLLVALLQLARTQAPVSQFDGPSHQKKVVPWIDVYARATCQPREVVVPLSMELMGNVVKQLVPSCVTVQRCGGCCPDDGLECVPTGQHQVRMQILMIQYPSSQLGEMSLEEHSQCECRPKKKESAVKPDSPRILCPPCTQRRQRPDPRTCRCRCRRRRFLHCQGRGLELNPDTCRCRKPRK, encoded by the exons ATGAGCCCCCTGCTCCGTCGCCTGCTGCTTGTTGCACTGCTGCAGCTGGCTCGCACCCAG GCCCCTGTGTCCCAGTTTGATGGCCCCAGCCACCAGAAGAAAG TGGTGCCATGGATAGACGTTTATGCACGTGCCACATGCCAGCCCAGGGAGGTGGTGGTGCCTCTGAGCATGGAACTCATGGGCAATGTGGTCAAACAACTAGTGCCCAGCTGTGTGACTGTGCAGCgctgtggtggctgctgccctgacGATGGCCTGGAATGTGTGCCCACTGGGCAACACCAAGTCCGAATGCAG ATCCTCATGATCCAGTACCCGAGCAGTCAGCTGGGGGAGATGTCCCTGGAAGAACACAGCCAATGTGAATGCAG accaaaaaaaaaggagagtGCTGTGAAGCCAGACAG CCCCAGGATCCTCTGCCCGCCTTGCACCCAGCGCCGTCAACGCCCTGACCCCCGGACCTGCCGCTGCCGCTGCAGACGCCGCCGCTTCCTCCATTGCCAAGGGCGGGGCTTAGAGCTCAACCCAGACACCTGTAG GTGCCGGAAGCCGCGAAAGTGA
- the Ppp1r14b gene encoding protein phosphatase 1 regulatory subunit 14B, translating to MADSGPAGGAALAAPAPGPGSGSTGPRVYFQSPPGAAGEGPGGADDDGPVRRQGKVTVKYDRKELRKRLNLEEWILEQLTRLYDCQEEEIPELEIDVDELLDMESDDTRAARVKELLVDCYKPTEAFISGLLDKIRGMQKLSTPQKK from the exons ATGGCGGACAGCGGCCCCGCGGGGGGCGCGGCGTTAGCTGCCCCGGCCCCCGGGCCGGGCAGTGGCAGCACAGGGCCCCGAGTCTACTTCCAGAGTCCCCCTGGGGCCGCAGGCGAAGGCCCGGGGGGCGCTGATGACGATGGCCCGGTGAGACGGCAAGGGAAGGTCACCGTCAAGTACGACCGCAAGGAGCTACGGAAGCGCCTCAACCTGGAGGAGTGGATTTTAGAACAGCTCACGCGACTCTACGACTGCCAG GAGGAGGAGATCCCGGAGCTCGAGATAGATGTGGATGAACTTTTAGACATGGAGAGTGATGATACCCGGGCTGCTAGGGTCAAG GAGCTGTTAGTTGACTGTTACAAACCCACTGAG GCCTTCATCTCTGGCCTGCTGGACAAGATCCGGGGCATGCAGAAGCTGAGCACACCCCAGAAGAAATGA
- the Fkbp2 gene encoding peptidyl-prolyl cis-trans isomerase FKBP2 precursor, whose translation MRLSWILTILSICLSALAAATGAEGKRKLQIGVKKRVDHCPIKSRKGDVLHMHYTGKLEDGTEFDSSLPQNQPFVFSLGTGQVIKGWDQGLLGMCEGEKRKLVIPSELGYGERGAPPKIPGGATLVFEVELLKIERRSEL comes from the exons ATGAGGCTGAGCTGGATCCTGACAATACTGTCCATTTGCCTGAGTGCCCTGGCAGCAGCCACGGGGGCCGAAGGCAAACGGAAGCTGCAGATTGGAGTGAAGAAACGTGTGGACCACTGTCCTATCAAGTCTAGAAAGGGAGATGTCTTACACATGCACTACACG GGAAAGCTAGAAGATGGGACGGAGTTTGACAGCAGCCTACCACAGAACCAGCCCTTTGTTTTCTCCCTTGGCACTGGCCAGGTTATCAAGGGCTGGGACCAGGGGCTGCTGGG GATGTGTGAAGGGGAAAAGCGGAAGTTGGTGATCCCATCCGAGCTGG GGTATGGAGAGCGGGGAGCCCCCCCAAAGATCCCAG GTGGAGCAACCCTGGTGTTTGAGGTGGAGCTGCTCAAGATTGAGAGACGCTCAGAACTGTAG
- the Vegfb gene encoding vascular endothelial growth factor B isoform Vegf-b186 precursor (isoform Vegf-b186 precursor is encoded by transcript variant 1), with protein MSPLLRRLLLVALLQLARTQAPVSQFDGPSHQKKVVPWIDVYARATCQPREVVVPLSMELMGNVVKQLVPSCVTVQRCGGCCPDDGLECVPTGQHQVRMQILMIQYPSSQLGEMSLEEHSQCECRPKKKESAVKPDRVAIPHHRPQPRSVPGWDSTPGASSPADIIHPTPAPGSSARLAPSAVNALTPGPAAAAADAAASSIAKGGA; from the exons ATGAGCCCCCTGCTCCGTCGCCTGCTGCTTGTTGCACTGCTGCAGCTGGCTCGCACCCAG GCCCCTGTGTCCCAGTTTGATGGCCCCAGCCACCAGAAGAAAG TGGTGCCATGGATAGACGTTTATGCACGTGCCACATGCCAGCCCAGGGAGGTGGTGGTGCCTCTGAGCATGGAACTCATGGGCAATGTGGTCAAACAACTAGTGCCCAGCTGTGTGACTGTGCAGCgctgtggtggctgctgccctgacGATGGCCTGGAATGTGTGCCCACTGGGCAACACCAAGTCCGAATGCAG ATCCTCATGATCCAGTACCCGAGCAGTCAGCTGGGGGAGATGTCCCTGGAAGAACACAGCCAATGTGAATGCAG accaaaaaaaaaggagagtGCTGTGAAGCCAGACAG GGTTGCCATACCCCACCACCGTCCCCAGCCCCGCTCTGTTCCGGGCTGGGACTCTACCCCGGGAGCATCCTCCCCAGCTGACATCATCCATCCCACTCCAGCCCCAGGATCCTCTGCCCGCCTTGCACCCAGCGCCGTCAACGCCCTGACCCCCGGACCTGCCGCTGCCGCTGCAGACGCCGCCGCTTCCTCCATTGCCAAGGGCGGGGCTTAG
- the LOC114841036 gene encoding Uncharacterized protein LOC114841036 has product MPQGAGSHAVRGGALGLGAGRGTAVGGTTEPVRVEGGTQWPIAGVGGVGGGAWGLEEELEQVESGAFGSETEGVRSQSLEVGLQSVSGVAPLLETRSNIAEGGAAGQGAELHAVKGGAKEPCAELSLSYGRGRPRGGGLRGGRAWGRGRPRTPPGEVVWVERARRPADSEPVWVPRRPPRAQSWGGAPGGGGTGPDWGVPPEDRGSSEPPSGDVWVPRGRTPAAAADVWVCWTGGSWVWREWGRPVGTNPVQSDRVWTLRKGASGN; this is encoded by the coding sequence ATGCCGCAGGGGGCGGGCTCTCACGCCGTACGGGGCGGAGCCCTGGGGCTCGGGGCGGGGCGCGGAACAGCGGTGGGAGGGACAACGGAGCCAGTGCGAGTTGAGGGCGGAACCCAGTGGCCCATAGCTGGAGTAGGAGGCGTGGGGGGCGGGGCTTGGGGTTTAGAGGAGGAGCTGGAGCAGGTGGAAAGTGGAGCCTTTGGCTCGGAGACAGAGGGCGTGAGATCCCAGTCGTTGGAGGTGGGACTTCAGTCAGTGAGTGGCGTGGCCCCTCTGCTGGAGACTAGGTCTAACATTGCGGAGGGTGGAGCTGCAGGTCAGGGGGCGGAGCTTCACGCCGTAAAGGGTGGGGCCAAGGAGCCTTGCGCAGAGCTAAGCTTGAGCTATGGCCGGGGGCGTCCACGCGGGGGCGGTCTCCGTGGTGGCCGCGCCTGGGGTCGCGGTAGACCGAGAACTCCCCCTGGAGAGGTGGTGTGGGTGGAGCGAGCTCGGCGCCCTGCTGACTCTGAGCCAGTTTGGGTTCCCCGGAGGCCCCCAAGAGCTCAGAGTTGGGGAGGTGCCCCTGGTGGAGGAGGCACGGGGCCGGACTGGGGGGTGCCCCCGGAGGACCGGGGCTCCTCAGAGCCACCTAGTGGAGATGTGTGGGTGCCTCGGGGCCGAACACCTGCAGCAGCCGCAGATGTGTGGGTGTGCTGGACAGGGGGCAGCTGGGTGTGGCGGGAGTGGGGTCGTCCAGTCGGGACAAATCCGGTGCAATCAGATAGGGTTTGGACTTTGCGTAAAGGGGCTAGCGGGAACTGA